The region TTTAGGATGGAGGGTTTTGAGGTTAGTTCTATGTTCgggtcaggggtcagaggtcagggttaGTAGTGTTTATGGTTTCGATGTCCTGTGTGTCAGAACGCCGCTCTGGCAGAGATCCCTGCGGCTCCTCTGCAGGAgtcgttgtgtttttgtggtcgAGAGCGTCTCTGCCAGGGTCAGGACTCCTCTCACcgcgcctcctcctcctcctcctcctcctcctcctctgctcctctcagtCAGACCAGACTGACAGCTCATCACTCCTCCCACCTCTCCAGGTGAAAATAAGTACATAAAGGTGCATTCAGCCACgtaaaaaagaatatttgagataattttctttcttttgtttctgttttcctgcAGGTACAACAGCTCTGTGGTGACGACCAGGCGGCTCTACCAAACCtgagcacacaaacactaatACACCTGCGAGCTTCACACTCTGATCAAAGCTgtgaatttaattattattaaagtatGGGCTCGTCCCagtttaaactaaaaaaagaagaactaGGCAAGtacacaaaatattcaaatgggaaaattcaaaactaaaatctgaaaaatacaaagtctgcaaaaaa is a window of Plectropomus leopardus isolate mb unplaced genomic scaffold, YSFRI_Pleo_2.0 unplaced_scaffold23087, whole genome shotgun sequence DNA encoding:
- the LOC121966097 gene encoding testis-expressed protein 43-like → HPMIPKLYVMPWKQDMKNQRLLMKNAALAEIPAAPLQESLCFCGRERLCQGQDSSHRASSSSSSSSSSAPLSQTRLTAHHSSHLSRYNSSVVTTRRLYQT